In the genome of Fimbriimonadia bacterium, the window CACCAACTGGTAGATTGGGAAGGTCAAAGGCGCCTTTGACGCCTGCCAAGTCCTTGTTCAGCACTTCGGCGTCTTGGTAGCCGGTTCGGAAGACGACCTTTACGCCGACGTTGCCCAGAATCACGGACCGGATCTTTGGCGTAAGTTGGGCCAGCGTTTGGTGAGCCAAGACAAGCGATAATCCGAACCTACGACCCTCCGCGAGGATCGACTCGAAATCTTGCATCGAGAAGTTCTCAAATTCATCAACGTAGAGTCGGATCGGGTTCCGAACACTCTCGGCAACCGTTGCTCTGGAGAAAACCTCTCGGCGGATCGTGCTCAGCATGATCGAGCCGGTCATCCATCCCGCCGAATGCAGTTCATCGACCGCGAGTGAAACGAGGGTGATGCTCCCCGGCTGGTTCAGGTGTTCACCGAGGTCAACGGGGTCGGGATGGCCGAACATCCGGCGCAGTCCTTCCGTCGAGAGGAGGGCACTGACTTTGTTGAGTACAGCTGAAGCTAGAGCCGCTTGTTTGTCAGGGCCGAGCGCATCGTATCTTCGCCAGAAATCTTTGAGAGAGTCCGTCGTAGCCATTTCGATGAATGCACGGCGGACTGACGCATTGTAGAAAAGACCTTCGAGCTGGTTCAACGAGCTGTTCGTCTCGGCAAGGAGCAGTAGGGCGTTCCTAAACGTCTCGGCGAGTTGGACTCCCCACGACTCAACCTGCGCCGCAATAGCGTCAATCAAGCCAAGCGCCTTGTAATAGGGCTCGCCCTGTCCAGCCAACGGATTGAATCCGAGCGGATTCTGCTTCTCACGCAGGTCGAAAAACCGAACAAGGCTAGGATCAATGCCCGCGCGCACTGCCAGTTCGATCACCGCCAGTGCAAGGTCGCCGCGTGCGCAGAGCACGATAATGGAATGACCCCGCAAGAGGTCAGCGACGATGAGATGATGGAGGAAATTCGTCTTGCCGCTGCCAGTCGCTCCGATCACCAGGGCGTGGGTTCTCAAAACCTCCGCTGAAAGGTAAATGAGGGCTTCTAGGAGTGACCCACAGACATCCAACCAGTTCTTGACAACCCCCACCCAGTGGTCGGGGATCGGCACCGTTCGGCGAGAGGAACGGCTGCGGGCGCTCACGAAGCGCCCCCACCAGGCTCCGGGCAGTGACCTCCAAGACGAACATCGGGAACGAGCGCAGCGTGGGGGCAACTCCTCTTGACTCGTAATTGAACGTCTGCTAATGTGCCCAAGCAGTGGCATGGTGTTCTCATGTCTACTGTTCCGCCGGGTTGCTGCTACGAACAGCACCCGGCATTTATAATACGCTATAAACTTCAGACACTTTCTCCGTTTGTCGTAAAACCAGGTAATACTACGGGGTCGTGAGCACTCAGTTTCCTGCCATGCTTAAGGGAGGCGTGAACGAATTTGGCGAAGCTATCAGACAGGCTCGACTGGCAGTCGGATTGACCTTGCAAGAGGTCGCTGAAAAAGCTGGCGTCTCGACGAGCTATGTAGGTCGGGTCGAGCGCGGGTCGCTCCCTACGCCACCGTCCGATGCCGCAATCGTCGCCATGTGCTCGGCGCTGAGCCTCGATCCTTCTCCGTTCCTCGAAATGAGGAAGAGCTTCTACCGAACGGGCCGATCGCGCCCACTGCGGCCGGGCAACGTCGTCGAGGTTGCGCTGAACGATATCGCTGCCTTGGGAGAGCAAGCGTTTCGAGCTGCCGAGGAGCAGGCGAAGAATGGAAACATCGACGGCGCTTTGCAACTCGCCGAAATCGCGTTGTCCCACCTGGAGAGCAGCCGAAGGCATGGCTCGGTCGCCCGCGTCGGTCACCTTCTGGCGTCCCTTCACCTGGACAGACTACATAGGGATAGAGAGGCCGTTGACCCGACCGAACAGAGGATCAGAGCTCTGAGCTACTACGAAGTTGCAGTCGGTGCTTTCAGACGCATCGCCAAGCCAACGGCAGATGATCGACAAAAACTTTACGACACCATTGCGCAGTCCGCTCGGCAATTCGAGGCTCTGTCCGACATAACCGACCACAGCCACCTGCCTCTGACTCTGACCGACTTTGATAAATGGCCTGAAATCGTCTCTCTCACCGTCGCGGCGACCGACCGTATCAAGCTCGTGCAGGGACTCGCCGAGTCGATAGCGACATGGGGTAGTGAAACCCTGCCGGGCGAGTCGAGAAGCGATGCACAGATTCTGTCGGGACTGATGGCAAGTCACTTGGCCAGATGTTATGCCGACGAGCTGTATACCGTGGCTGAGAATCGGAACCGAGAGCTGCTTGAAGACCTACGGAATCTGACACCGTCTGTTGAAAGTCTGGTGATGGCAGCGATGGTGACGACCAATCTCGCAGGAGCGCTGATCGACCACACGCGAATGACATCAAAACCAATATCTATGGAGCCGTTCAAGATCGTTGAGGAGTTGGCAATACAACTGAAAACCTTCATGGCAACCGCCGTTTCGAGCGATCGGAGCCGGCTCACAAGAAGGCTTCAGAAGTGCCATCAGGAACTCGGCAGTTGGCACGCGGCAGAGAGTGAAGTGAAAGAGGCGGTATGGCACCTGTACGTTGCCCTAAAGCTTGATCCGGACGACTTGCTCGGGAAGGCAATGTATATCAACGACCTTCTTTCGAGTCTGACAAGGAACAGGCCTGAGCTTATCAAGACGATGTGGTCTTGGCTTGAGCAAAATGTTTCGGAGGAGGAATTCAGTTCTCTGACGTATTCAATCGCACCTCCTGAAGGCATGCCCAATAAGAACCAGGTCTAGTATTCGGATCGACATGTCGAGTGAAGCGCCAATGTATCGTTAGTGGTTCTGCTGGGTATCAGATTTTACGAACCCCAGACAATAGCCTTCGCGAACAGTAACACGGGGATTAGTGCAATGACGCCAGCGATTCTCGTGAGTCTGACAACGCCCTGAGCGTCAAGATCACCTTCGGCAATGTGCGGTGGCTTGCCAAACCAACAGATCACAATTGCCCAAAGGAAGAGGAGCACTCCAAGTCCCGAGCCCACTTTGAAGCCCACGGAGTTCTGCTCTGCGAAGATCCGGTGTAAGCCAATCAAGCACATTGACGAGTAGGTGATCGTTGCCAAGACGTTAGCGACCAGCACCAGAGCGGCTCTGAACACTTCCTCCTTGCGACAGTCTTCTTCCGCAGAAAAGTCGGTGGCTGACAAAGTTTCAGTGCGTGTTTCGATAACCACTCGCTGACCCGACGGCAGATCAAACTGACCGACCTCATCCCAGTCGTTTTCGTCTCTATGGCCCGGGTGTTCAGCCATCATGATCAACCTTACCTAAGGCCGGCATGAGCCTTCGCTAATCGTTCGACGCAAGGCGCGGCGAATTGACCTTCGGGCGGAAATTGCGACTATTCCCTCATGTTCGTTTCGCCCTGTCCGGGGGCTGGGGCAAGTCTCGAGCCCCCGTACGAGGTGAAAACTTGCACATTGAACTAGGAGCGCTCTTGATCACGCCGAGGGCGCAAGAGACGATCGACCCGGCAGATGTGTTCGAGGCGATCCAGAGGCATTCGATGGGCGACTGGGGCGAGGTCTGTGACGAGGATCGTCAAGAGAATGAGGTTTCGATTCAGAACGGCTTTCGGGTCCTGTCCGCATACAGCGACCGACGAGGAGCGAAGTTCTGGATCATCACCGAAGCCGACCGATCCTCGACGACCGTTCTCTTGCCCGACGACTACTGAGCAGGCCCCGCCTGCTCCTTTTTTTGATGCGAGATACTCCAAGGTGCGGCCAATCCCTCGGTCAACGACCCGGCCAACGGGGCGGCCAGGGCTGACCGGGTTTTTTGAACCTGGTTGAACTTGCCTCAAAACTCAACTCTCATTCTCCGAGTTCTGTTACTCACTCCTCCTTCCTCATTCCCATTGCGTCAGTCGTCTTTCGTTCCATTCCCTCGGATCATTCGCCCGGGGCGGGGCCAATTCTGACCATGAGAGACATATTAGAACGAGATTGGAAGACTAGATCTGAAGGCAGCATTATCTCGGAGGGAGAGGTTGTCTCCCAAGATCAATGATGAAGCCTTGAAGAAACGCAGTCGCTAACATGCTTAGAATGAAGCCAGCCATGTTCAACCGGTAGATTCGTTGATCCTCAGCCGAGTCTGAGTCGCACTTTTGGATCACGTTCCATATTCGGATAAGCCAGAGAGCGCACGCCGACCACAGAACGAAGTAACTCAGCGCGTTTGCGAGCGGATGGCGGAAGGCAGGCGCGATCCACCAACCGAAGATGAAGAACAGAATCTGACCAACAGCGTAAACCTTGAACGAGGTCAGCCCTGATCCAAACGTGATCCGCCGCCAGACAGCAACGAACCCGGTCGAAGCAACCACTCGCGACTCGCTCTTGAGCTCTTCGGTGACCGTTTCGATTTCGACTACCCAATTGCCTCGGGAAGCACTGCATCGGGTGCCGTGAGCTTGACCAGGCTCGTTCGAACCGTGGCTTGTCTTGCTGTCGTCTGGGCCACCCATCTCGTGATGACGATACCCGTGGACTTGCCATAGAGTTAGATTTCGCCCAGCGCGAAGAGCCATGACTTGCTCTTCGCGGGAGTTTCGCTACGCTCGAAGGGATGAGAATTGTGCCGACTGGCTCCGAGTTTCGACGAACGGCTTGGCGAGCGCTTGGCGGGCTTCTCGCCTTAATCGCTGTCGTGATAGGGCTGACCAGCACGGTCTTGTCCTGGGTGGTTTTCGCGTCTTGTTTGCTGGCACTGGCATGGCACTTCAGGAGCAACGCAGCAGTTGTCCGCGCTGTCCGCTTTGGCTATCTCCGCTCGTATCAATGGGTTCGCGCCCACATGGTCACTCTTTGTGCGGTTTC includes:
- a CDS encoding helix-turn-helix transcriptional regulator; the encoded protein is MLKGGVNEFGEAIRQARLAVGLTLQEVAEKAGVSTSYVGRVERGSLPTPPSDAAIVAMCSALSLDPSPFLEMRKSFYRTGRSRPLRPGNVVEVALNDIAALGEQAFRAAEEQAKNGNIDGALQLAEIALSHLESSRRHGSVARVGHLLASLHLDRLHRDREAVDPTEQRIRALSYYEVAVGAFRRIAKPTADDRQKLYDTIAQSARQFEALSDITDHSHLPLTLTDFDKWPEIVSLTVAATDRIKLVQGLAESIATWGSETLPGESRSDAQILSGLMASHLARCYADELYTVAENRNRELLEDLRNLTPSVESLVMAAMVTTNLAGALIDHTRMTSKPISMEPFKIVEELAIQLKTFMATAVSSDRSRLTRRLQKCHQELGSWHAAESEVKEAVWHLYVALKLDPDDLLGKAMYINDLLSSLTRNRPELIKTMWSWLEQNVSEEEFSSLTYSIAPPEGMPNKNQV
- a CDS encoding type IV secretion system DNA-binding domain-containing protein, with translation MRTHALVIGATGSGKTNFLHHLIVADLLRGHSIIVLCARGDLALAVIELAVRAGIDPSLVRFFDLREKQNPLGFNPLAGQGEPYYKALGLIDAIAAQVESWGVQLAETFRNALLLLAETNSSLNQLEGLFYNASVRRAFIEMATTDSLKDFWRRYDALGPDKQAALASAVLNKVSALLSTEGLRRMFGHPDPVDLGEHLNQPGSITLVSLAVDELHSAGWMTGSIMLSTIRREVFSRATVAESVRNPIRLYVDEFENFSMQDFESILAEGRRFGLSLVLAHQTLAQLTPKIRSVILGNVGVKVVFRTGYQDAEVLNKDLAGVKGAFDLPNLPVGEAVLWKRGEAPIQIEVNAPLIDDVGSVSPAAREFLGRLSELAPAYYEIVEEPAADTSESGGATAEPAGFQKRTRTDRPPSGNLEDWLQ